A genomic stretch from Coregonus clupeaformis isolate EN_2021a chromosome 23, ASM2061545v1, whole genome shotgun sequence includes:
- the LOC121536263 gene encoding kelch-like protein 23 — protein MFTADIKEQSNNLIKLTGIDYEVLCALVNYLYTSRVSITETNVQSLLEAADFLQFNSVKNDFLIRFLDVDDCLGMHYFATLHICPELKWEARRVMLSRFQELIQQFLEVDYDKQSSIMSAKNLNIWKDEVLLDAVVKWVTHDFLNRVDHIQDLLCFIHLELDEMHFKTALDVQRRCLLANEGKVREFIIHALKTNCKETSASRKKLSSSMYVIGGYSVKSTYGIH, from the coding sequence ATGTTCACAGCCGACATCAAGGAGCAGTCAAACAACCTCATCAAACTGACTGGGATTGATTATGAAGTTCTGTGTGCTCTGGTGAACTACCTATACACTTCCAGGGTGAGCATCACTGAGACAAATGTACAGAGCCTGCTGGAGGCAGCAGACTTCCTACAGTTCAACTCCGTGAAGAATGACTTCCTTATACGCTTCCTGGATGTGGACGACTGCCTGGGTATGCACTATTTTGCTACGCTGCACATCTGCCCTGAGCTGAAGTGGGAGGCACGAAGGGTAATGCTCAGCAGGTTCCAGGAGCTCATACAACAGTTCTTAGAGGTGGACTACGACAAGCAGAGTTCAATCATGTCTGCTAAGAACCTCAACATATGGAAGGATGAAGTTCTCTTGGATGCTGTGGTCAAATGGGTCACCCATGACTTTCTTAACCGTGTTGATCACATTCAGGACCTACTCTGTTTTATCCATCTTGAGCTGGATGAGATGCACTTCAAGACTGCCCTGGATGTACAGAGACGATGCTTACTGGCCAATGAGGGGAAAGTAAGGGAATTTATTATCCACGCTTTGAAGACCAACTGCAAAGAGACTTCAGCAAGCAGGAAAAAACTGTCCTCAAGCATGTATGTTATTGGAGGGTACTCTGTGAAGTCCACATATGGGATCCATTAA